CAGGATCGCGGCGTGGTCGAGGCGGCGGGGGAGGGGCGCGCCCGCGTAGGCGTGCACGACGTCGAGGGTGACGCCTTCCTGCTCCAGCCACGCGCCGAAGCGGCGGGGGCCGCCGCCGCGGCCGTTCTGCACCACGAGAACCTTCGTCATGCGTGCGATTCTCGGTCAGCTACGCGCGCGGGGCATCGGCGGGGGTGGGGGCGGCCTGCGGCGGGACCGCGTCGGCCGGCTCGGCGTCGGCGGCTCCGCGTCGTTGGGCTCCGCGTCGTTGGGCTCCGCGCCGGCCGGTACGGCATCGGAAGGCACCGCGTCCGCCGGCTCCTCCGCCGGCTTCGCCGCCTCCCCGAGGGCGATGACGACCTTGCCCGACGTGAGGTCTATCGGCCCGCGGTGCGGATCGCCCGAGCCCACGTCGTCCACGACGAGCTCCATCCGCTCGCGCGCCCGCCGGGCGTGGGCATGGCTGGGCGCGAACAGCTCCGCAACGATGTTCATCCCCGCGCCTCCCGCGACTCGGCTCGTCCGAAGAACGCCGCGGCCCGCGGAACCGTTCCCGCCGCGCCGCCTCAGGCCGTCAGCCAGCCGCCCGAGACGTCCACGTCCGTGCCCACGACCGGCGCCGCCGCGGACGAGCCCAGCCACATCATCACCGCGGCCATCTCCTCGGCCCGCACGATGCGCCGGATCGGGTAGTCCCGCGCGATCTCCTCGTACGTCAGGTCGAACGCCTCCGCCGCCCGCCGCAGCATCGGGGTGTCCACCGCCCCCGGGGCGAACGCCGTCACGCGCACGCCCTCCGGCGCGTACTCCAGCGCGGCGACCTTGGTGAGCGAGGCCACCGCGTGCTTGCTGGCGTTGTACGGGGAGATGGTCGCGAAGCCGACCTCGGCCGAGATCGACGCCGTGTTGACGACGACCCCGCCGCCCTGCTCCAGCATCTGCGGGATCTCGTACTTCATGCAGAGGAACGTCCCGGCGGCGTTGGTGCGCCACACGTCCTCCATGTCCGCGAGCGTCTGCTCGTGCAGCCGCACCGCGCGCGGGCTCTCGACGCCCGCGTTGTTGTACGCGACGTCGACGCGCCCGTACCGCCGCACGCAGCCGTGCACGAAGTCCCGTACCTGGCCCTCGTGGCGCACGTCCGCGCGCATGTACGTGGCCTCGCCGCCCGCGCGGCGGATGTCCGCCTCGATCTCGCGGCCGAGCCGGGCCCGGCGGCCGCAGAAGAACACCTTCGCGCCGCGGCCCGCCAGCGCGCGGGCGGCGGCCTCGCCCATGCCGGACGTGGCGCCGGTGACGAGCACCACCTTGCCGTCGAACTCACCGCCCCCGGCGCTCTTCGCCCCGGCGGCGGCCGGGGCGGCGGCCCGCGCGGTGCCGGTCCCGGCGGCGCCCGCGGCCAGCCCCGCGGTCAGGCCGGCGGCGCCGGTCCTGAGCAGGGCGCGTCTGTACGCGGGTATGCCGGCGGCGCGTTCGGAAGTGGGGCGTTCGGAGGCGGGGTGTGAAGCCGCGGGCCGGGCGTCGCCGGTCTCGTGTGCGGGCATGGGCGGGCTCCTCTCCGCGGTACGGGCGGGGCCGTGCGGCCCTGCCCGTACCGGTTCGTGTCCGGGTCGGGACCACCGAAACACCGGAGTTCCGTGCCGGTCCAATGCCTGCACCCATACGCTTCCGGCATGGATGAGCAGCCGGCCGCCGAGGTTCCCGCGGCGGACGTCGACACGCGCGTGCTGCGCTACTTCCTCGCCGTGGCCGCGCGGTTGAGCTTCACGGAAGCCGCGCGCGAGCTGTACGTCACCCAGCCCTCGCTGAGCCGGCAGATCCGCCGGCTGGAGGCCGACCTGGGCGCCGAGCTGTTCGAACGCGCCGGGCGCGAGGTGCGGTTGACGGCGGCCGGCGAGGCGCTGGTGCCCGCGGCCCGCCGGGTCACCGGCGAGTGGGCGGCGGCGGTACGCGAGGTCCGTACCGCCGCGGCGGCGGCCCGCGACGTGCTGCGGCTCGGCTTCGTCGCCACCGGCGCGGGGCCGCTGGGGCTGCGGGCGCGGGCGGCGTTCGCCGCGCGGCGGCCCGGCACGGTGCTGGAACCCAAGCGGTTCGACTGGGGCGGCGAGGCCGAGGGCCTGCGCCGCGGCCTGGCCGACGTGGCGTTCGTCTGGCTGCCCGCCGACCTGACGGGGCTGCACGCGCGCACCGTCGCCACCGAGCGCCGCTGGGTCGCCCTCCCGCGCGCGCACGCGCTCGCCGCGCGGCCGGACGTGGGCATCGCGGACCTCGGCGACCAGCAACTGATGTGGACGCGCCGGGCGCCGAAGGCGTGGGTCGACTGGTGGGCGGTCAACCCGCGCCCCGACGGCTCCGAGCCGCTGTGGGGGCCGGAGAACGACAACGTCGAGGAGATGCTGGAACAGGTGGCGGCGGGCGGGGCGGTGTGCTTCGCCGCGGAGTCGATGACCACGTACTACACGCACCCCGAGCTGGTCTGGCGGCCGGTGCGCGACATCGAGCCGCTGCGGATCGCGGTGGCCTGGCCGCGGGAGCGGACGAGCCCGCAGGTCGCGGACTTCCTGGCGGCGGTACGGGAGTGCGTCCGCGACCCGGAGGCCCACGCGTGAGCCCTCAGCCCTCCGGCGCCGCCGCCCCCGGCTCCTGCTTCTCGTAGCGCTCGCGGGCCGCGTGCACCTCCTCGATGTGCTCCTCCGCCCAGTCCTTCACGGCGGTGAGGAGCCCGGCGAGGCTGCGGCCGAGCGGCGTCAGCTCGTAGTCGACGCGGACCGGGACGGAGGGCGTGACGGCGCGGGTGAGGATGCCGTCGCGCTCCAGGGTGCGCAGGGTCTGGGTGAGCATCTTCGGGCTGACGCCGGCGATCTTCCGGCGCAGGTCGCTGTAGCGCCGCGGGCCGCCGGAGAGGGCGGCGACGACGAGGCCGACCCACTTGTCGCTGAGGCGGCCGAGGAGCTGGTTGGTGGGGCAGTCGCGCATGAACGCGTCGTACGCGAAGCGCTCCTGCTCGCGCCGCTGGGCCGCCGTCATGGTCGCCATGGCTCTCCTCCGGGTGGCCTAGGCACTCTCAGGTAACTACTTACTGAAAGATACCAGCTATTCCTAGGGTTGCGGCAGCGGAACCGATACCGATCAGGGAGAGACAGGTCATGCGTGCTGCAGTGGTAACGGAGTTCGGCGGCCCCGAGGCCGTCACGATCGCCGACGTGGAGGTGGTCGAGCCGGGCGCGGGGCAGGTGCGGATCAAGGTGGCCGCGGCGGCGGTCAACCCCGTGGATGCCGGCACGCGCGCCGGTGTCTTCGGCGCCGCGCCGGGCGGGGCGTACACGGGACTCGGCTGGGACGTCGCGGGGACGGTGGACGTGGCGGGCGCCGGATTCGCCGCGGGCGAGGCGGTCGTCGCGCTCGTGCACGGGGTGGCGAAGCCGCTGGGCTCGCACGCCGAGTACGTGGTCGTGGACGGCGCCGCGGCGGCCCCGGCACCGGCGACGGCGGACGCCGTGCACGCCGCGACGCTGCCGCTCAACGCGCTCGCCGCCGACCAGGCGCTGGGCCTGCTGGACCTCACGCCGGGCACTTCGCTGCTGGTCACGGGTGCGGCCGGGGCGCTCGGCGGGTACGCGATCCAGCTCGCCGCCGCCCGCGGCGTCGCGGTGACGGGGCTGGCCCGGGAGACGGACGAGGAGCTGGTCCGCGGCCTCGGCGCGGCGTTCACGACGGCCCCGGCCGCCGCCGGCTACGACGCCGTGCTCGACGCGGCGGTGCTCGGCGGCGAGCGGGCCCTGCCCTGGACCCGTGACGGCGGCGCGTTCGCCGCGGTCATCCCGAACACCGCACCGCCCCCGGTCCGCGGCATCCGCACCGCGGCCCTCGACGTCCGCGCCGACGGCCCGCGGCTGGCGGAGCTGGCCCGGCTCGTCGACGACGGCGTGCTGACACTCCGGGTCGCCGGGACGTACGACCTGGCCGACGCCCCGAAGGCGCACGCCCGGCTCGCGGAGGGCGGGATACGGGGGCGGCTGGTGCTGGTGCCGTAAGAAGGGCGCGCTGCCGTAAGGGGCAGGGCACCAGGAACGAGCCCCTTACCCCACATGCGTTGCCCGCCCCCGGCGGGACCCCGGCGCCCCCGCTCAGCCCGCGGCCCCGAGCCGCACGGTGATGCCGTCGCGGAGCGCCGCCGTCCGCTGATCGCCGTAGCCGGCGAGCAGGACGAGCGCCGTCTCCCAGTGGCCGCGCGCCCCGGCCGGATCGTCGGACCGCACCGCCGCGGCGAGGCCGTCGAGCGCGACGGCCTCGTGCCAGGGGTCGCCCAGCTCGTGAAAGCGGGCGGCGGCCCGGCGGTGGCAGGCGGCGGCCTCGTCGGCGCGGGCGAGCGCCCGGCAGGTCTCACCGGTCCCGTGCCAGGCGAGCGCCTCCCGGCCGCCGTCACCGACGCGGCGGTGCAGGGCGGCCGCCCGGTCGTACGTGGCAAGGGCCTCGTCGAACAGCCCGTTGGCCTGCTGCGCCGTTCCGGACATCTCGGAGCGGGTGGCGCCCGAGATGTCGCCCTGACCCTCCGCCGGGCGCGTCACGGCAGGGCGAGGACGCAGAACTCGTGGTCCTCCGGATCGGTCAGGCAGGTCCACGGGGCGTCGCCCTGGCCGACGTCGAGGTCGCGGGCGCCGAGGGCGCGCAGCCGGGCCACCTCCGCCTCCTTGTCGTCGCCGGGGTACGGCAGCAGGTCGAGGTGGACCCGGTCGGGGGCGGTCTTCGGGTTCGGGACGCGGAGGAGTTCGAGGTACGGGCCCGTGCCCGCG
The Streptomyces sp. CNQ-509 DNA segment above includes these coding regions:
- a CDS encoding helix-turn-helix domain-containing protein, translating into MATMTAAQRREQERFAYDAFMRDCPTNQLLGRLSDKWVGLVVAALSGGPRRYSDLRRKIAGVSPKMLTQTLRTLERDGILTRAVTPSVPVRVDYELTPLGRSLAGLLTAVKDWAEEHIEEVHAARERYEKQEPGAAAPEG
- a CDS encoding DUF6191 domain-containing protein, with product MNIVAELFAPSHAHARRARERMELVVDDVGSGDPHRGPIDLTSGKVVIALGEAAKPAEEPADAVPSDAVPAGAEPNDAEPNDAEPPTPSRPTRSRRRPPPPPPMPRARS
- a CDS encoding LysR family transcriptional regulator, with amino-acid sequence MDEQPAAEVPAADVDTRVLRYFLAVAARLSFTEAARELYVTQPSLSRQIRRLEADLGAELFERAGREVRLTAAGEALVPAARRVTGEWAAAVREVRTAAAAARDVLRLGFVATGAGPLGLRARAAFAARRPGTVLEPKRFDWGGEAEGLRRGLADVAFVWLPADLTGLHARTVATERRWVALPRAHALAARPDVGIADLGDQQLMWTRRAPKAWVDWWAVNPRPDGSEPLWGPENDNVEEMLEQVAAGGAVCFAAESMTTYYTHPELVWRPVRDIEPLRIAVAWPRERTSPQVADFLAAVRECVRDPEAHA
- a CDS encoding zinc-binding dehydrogenase, which gives rise to MRAAVVTEFGGPEAVTIADVEVVEPGAGQVRIKVAAAAVNPVDAGTRAGVFGAAPGGAYTGLGWDVAGTVDVAGAGFAAGEAVVALVHGVAKPLGSHAEYVVVDGAAAAPAPATADAVHAATLPLNALAADQALGLLDLTPGTSLLVTGAAGALGGYAIQLAAARGVAVTGLARETDEELVRGLGAAFTTAPAAAGYDAVLDAAVLGGERALPWTRDGGAFAAVIPNTAPPPVRGIRTAALDVRADGPRLAELARLVDDGVLTLRVAGTYDLADAPKAHARLAEGGIRGRLVLVP
- a CDS encoding tetratricopeptide repeat protein; amino-acid sequence: MSGTAQQANGLFDEALATYDRAAALHRRVGDGGREALAWHGTGETCRALARADEAAACHRRAAARFHELGDPWHEAVALDGLAAAVRSDDPAGARGHWETALVLLAGYGDQRTAALRDGITVRLGAAG
- a CDS encoding SDR family NAD(P)-dependent oxidoreductase translates to MPAHETGDARPAASHPASERPTSERAAGIPAYRRALLRTGAAGLTAGLAAGAAGTGTARAAAPAAAGAKSAGGGEFDGKVVLVTGATSGMGEAAARALAGRGAKVFFCGRRARLGREIEADIRRAGGEATYMRADVRHEGQVRDFVHGCVRRYGRVDVAYNNAGVESPRAVRLHEQTLADMEDVWRTNAAGTFLCMKYEIPQMLEQGGGVVVNTASISAEVGFATISPYNASKHAVASLTKVAALEYAPEGVRVTAFAPGAVDTPMLRRAAEAFDLTYEEIARDYPIRRIVRAEEMAAVMMWLGSSAAAPVVGTDVDVSGGWLTA